A single genomic interval of Verrucomicrobiota bacterium harbors:
- a CDS encoding HNH endonuclease encodes MRGFLSQQVLVLNRLWQAVNICSTRRALSLLFQGHAQVVLAGAEGSFQTFSFREWRDFSQQDPESDSVGTISFRIRVPRVIMLIVFDRLPKKEVKFTRHNIFERDQNRCQYCGEVFDRKDLNLDHVIPRDRGGPTTWENIVCSCIPCNTSKSNRTPHEAGMHLIRKPKRPKWRPFVQVNFGFQYHESWKHFLDLAYWNVELGEEVSG; translated from the coding sequence ATGCGTGGCTTCCTTTCACAGCAGGTTCTTGTGCTTAACCGGCTTTGGCAGGCGGTGAATATTTGTTCAACTCGCCGAGCTCTCTCCCTGCTCTTCCAAGGCCACGCCCAAGTCGTGCTCGCCGGGGCGGAAGGCAGCTTCCAAACGTTCAGTTTTCGCGAGTGGCGGGATTTTTCGCAGCAAGACCCCGAATCCGACAGCGTCGGAACCATCTCCTTCCGCATTCGCGTCCCTCGCGTGATCATGCTGATCGTCTTCGACCGGCTGCCCAAGAAGGAAGTGAAATTCACCCGGCACAATATTTTCGAGCGTGATCAGAATCGCTGTCAGTACTGCGGTGAAGTGTTCGACCGGAAGGATCTCAACCTCGACCACGTCATCCCGCGCGACCGGGGGGGTCCGACCACTTGGGAGAATATCGTGTGCAGCTGCATCCCCTGCAACACAAGCAAATCGAATCGCACACCTCACGAAGCCGGTATGCACCTGATCCGCAAGCCGAAGCGGCCCAAGTGGCGCCCCTTCGTCCAGGTCAACTTCGGCTTCCAGTACCACGAAAGTTGGAAGCACTTCCTTGATCTCGCGTATTGGAACGTCGAACTCGGAGAAGAAGTCTCAGGTTAG
- a CDS encoding MBL fold metallo-hydrolase, with protein sequence MLHPNSQRVQGRGRQRRIPRSFKELTPTNAFNPRTFFREMVWKALVTKRIGTTHRPDFPELAHGDVALTWIGHASFLVQFSDLNALIDPNFANWLFLLKRIKRAGLRLTDLPPIDLVLLTHAHFDHFHKPTLRKLPSPKTAVLPWGMKDLARGLGFREVVELKWWETYEANGWKVTLTPCKHWGARMIRDDHRGFGGFVLEHQGRRVFHAGDSAYFDGFRDIGGKLAPEIALLPIGAYFPDSFRNVHMGPDEAMKVFKELRADYFIPMHFGTFKLSFEAMDEPPRWLRELARNAGVSDRVKILEEGVPFVFRKS encoded by the coding sequence ATGCTTCATCCTAATTCCCAACGCGTGCAAGGCAGGGGGCGTCAGCGCCGAATTCCTCGGTCGTTCAAGGAATTGACGCCTACCAACGCCTTCAATCCCCGGACTTTTTTTCGGGAAATGGTTTGGAAGGCCTTGGTGACAAAGAGAATTGGCACCACGCATCGCCCTGATTTTCCGGAACTGGCTCATGGAGATGTGGCCTTGACTTGGATTGGCCATGCCTCGTTTTTGGTGCAGTTTTCGGATTTAAACGCGCTGATTGACCCGAATTTTGCGAACTGGCTTTTTCTGCTGAAGCGGATCAAGCGGGCTGGGTTGCGGCTCACGGATCTGCCTCCGATTGATTTGGTGCTTCTGACTCACGCGCACTTCGATCATTTTCATAAACCGACCTTGCGGAAGCTGCCGTCGCCCAAGACGGCGGTGTTGCCCTGGGGGATGAAAGACCTGGCGCGAGGATTGGGATTTCGCGAAGTGGTGGAGTTAAAATGGTGGGAGACCTATGAGGCGAATGGCTGGAAGGTGACGTTGACGCCTTGCAAGCACTGGGGAGCGCGAATGATTCGTGACGATCACCGCGGCTTCGGCGGGTTCGTTTTGGAACATCAGGGCCGGCGGGTGTTTCACGCCGGGGACTCCGCGTATTTCGACGGATTCCGTGATATCGGGGGCAAGCTGGCTCCGGAGATTGCCTTGTTACCGATCGGGGCCTACTTTCCGGACTCCTTTCGCAACGTTCACATGGGTCCGGACGAAGCGATGAAGGTGTTTAAAGAATTGAGGGCCGACTATTTTATTCCCATGCATTTTGGCACTTTCAAACTTTCGTTTGAGGCCATGGATGAGCCGCCGCGCTGGTTACGGGAGCTTGCCCGCAACGCGGGGGTGAGCGACCGCGTCAAGATTCTGGAGGAGGGGGTGCCCTTTGTCTTTCGCAAGAGTTGA
- a CDS encoding type II secretion system protein: protein MRSHSPQHSQRRRRLCAFTLIELLVVIAIIAILAGMLLPALSKAKTKAQGIACLSNLKQLGLSWTMYSLDNADRIPPNNGNDQGGFNAANSPFYPNTWCAGWLEFNGTPDNTNTLFLQRSHLWPYHNTLGVWRCPADISISRHGGRVFPRVRSMAMNNWMNPASVWNGQSAWKLLRKTSDMTDPAPSKTWVLIDEREESINDGFFVVDMIGYPNTPGATILVDFPASYHNGAGGLNFADGHSEIHKWIDPRTRPKQRKNANIQLNIPSANNKDIFWLQERSTSRR, encoded by the coding sequence ATGCGTTCCCATTCTCCCCAACATAGCCAGCGCCGTCGGCGCTTGTGCGCCTTCACCCTGATCGAACTGCTGGTCGTCATCGCCATCATCGCCATCCTCGCCGGCATGCTCCTGCCCGCCTTGAGCAAGGCGAAAACCAAAGCCCAGGGCATCGCTTGTTTGAGCAATCTCAAACAACTTGGGCTCTCCTGGACCATGTACTCCCTGGATAATGCGGACCGCATCCCACCGAACAACGGCAATGATCAAGGAGGATTCAACGCCGCGAATTCACCTTTCTATCCGAACACATGGTGCGCCGGCTGGCTCGAGTTCAACGGCACACCCGACAATACCAACACGCTGTTCCTCCAACGCAGCCATCTCTGGCCCTACCACAATACCCTCGGAGTCTGGCGCTGCCCCGCCGACATCAGCATCTCCAGGCACGGTGGTCGCGTTTTTCCACGCGTTCGAAGCATGGCGATGAACAACTGGATGAATCCCGCCAGTGTCTGGAACGGTCAAAGCGCATGGAAGCTGCTTCGAAAAACCTCCGACATGACCGACCCCGCGCCCTCCAAAACCTGGGTCCTCATCGACGAGCGCGAGGAAAGCATCAATGACGGCTTTTTCGTCGTGGACATGATCGGCTATCCCAATACTCCCGGCGCCACCATCCTCGTGGATTTCCCGGCCAGCTATCACAATGGCGCAGGCGGGCTCAACTTCGCGGATGGACATTCCGAAATCCATAAGTGGATTGATCCGCGCACGCGCCCCAAGCAGCGGAAAAACGCAAACATTCAGTTGAATATCCCCTCCGCCAACAACAAAGACATCTTTTGGCTCCAGGAACGGAGCACCAGCCGCCGATAG